Proteins found in one Anopheles aquasalis chromosome 3, idAnoAquaMG_Q_19, whole genome shotgun sequence genomic segment:
- the LOC126575768 gene encoding threonylcarbamoyladenosine tRNA methylthiotransferase — protein sequence MEPACDDFLDIEDLISADDPSPRERYSNKQDVTVRAKRTKVRSTRTTKDPQPAAEKPVLESVIPETQQIYMKTWGCAHNTSDTEYMAGQLAQYGYNLTNDKKAADLWVLNSCTVKNPSEDTFRNEIEAAHRAGKHVVVAGCVPQAAPRSDYLHGLSVVGVQQIDRVAEVVEETLKGHSVRLLQAKKVNGRKVAGPKLALPKVRKNPLIEVIPINSGCLNACTYCKTKFARADLVSYPVQEIVERAQQVFEDGVCEIWLTSEDTGTYGRDIDSSLPELLWKLVEVIPEGCMMRLGMTNPPYILEHLEEMAKVLAHPRVYSFLHIPVQSGSDTILGEMKREYCVQEFERVVDFLREKVPGITIATDIICGFPGETEADFQGTVALCRKYEFPSLFINQFFPRPGTPAAKMERVPANEVKTRTKRLTDLFHSYEPYKKYAPGTIQTVLVTEISHDRKHYVGHNKYYEQVLLPMHNNLLGKQVEVEITGCTKFSMFGKVLQSEKEWKNCSKPTTANVSESPQITDSKYRSLFPVFFVSCIIAIICKYIFMLYDF from the exons ATGGAGCCGGCTTGCGACGATTTTCTCGATATCGAAGACCTGATATCGGCGGACGATCCTTCGCCGAGGGAGCGCTACAGCAACAAACAGGATGTGACCGTGCGGGCCAAGCGTACGAAGGTGCGCAGTACGCGTACCACGAAAGACCCACAGCCTGCCGCGGAGAAGCCGGTGCTGGAGAGCGTGATACCGGAGACTCAGCAAATCTACATGAAGACGTGGGGTTGTGCTCACAACACCTCAGATACTGAGTACATGGCCGGTCAGCTGGCGCAGTACGGTTACAATTTAACGAACGACAAAAAGGCCGCCGATCTGTGGGTGCTCAACAGCTGCACCGTGAAAAACCCCTCCGAAGACACGTTCCGGAATGAGATTGAGGCGGCTCACAGAGCGGGCAAGCATGTGGTGGTCGCTGGCTGTGTACCGCAGGCGGCCCCACGTTCCGACTACCTGCACGGACTGAGTGTGGTCGGCgtgcagcagatcgatcgTGTGGCTGAGGTGGTCGAGGAAACGCTGAAAGGACACTCGGTGCGGTTGCTGCAGGCGAAGAAGGTGAACGGGCGGAAGGTCGCGGGACCGAAGCTGGCGTTACCGAAGGTTCGCAAAAACCCGCTCATCGAGGTAATCCCAATCAATTCCGGATGTCTCAACGCATGCACCTACTGCAAGACCAAGTTTGCCCGGGCCGATTTGGTGAGCTATCCGGTGCAGGAGATCGTTGAGCGTGCCCAGCAGGTGTTTGAGGACGGTGTGTGCGAGATATGGCTTACGTCGGAAGACACCG GGACCTACGGACGGGATATCGATTCCTCGCTGCCAGAGCTACTGTGGAAGCTGGTGGAAGTGATTCCCGAAGGTTGCATGATGCGGCTCGGTATGACCAATCCGCCCTACATTCTGGAACATCTCGAAGAGATGGCAAAGGTACTGGCGCATCCACGTGTCTACAGCTTTCTCCACATACCGGTGCAAAGCGGATCGGATACCATTCTGGGCGAGATGAAGCGGGAGTACTGCGTGCAGGAGTTCGAACGTGTTGTCGATTTTCTACGCGAGAAAGTACCGGGCATCACGATTGCGACGGACATTATTTGCGGTTTTCCGGGCGAAACTGAGGCCGATTTCCAGGGAACGGTAGCTCTGTGCAGGAAGTATGAATTTCCAAGCCTgttcatcaatcaatttttCCCGCGGCCGGGTACACCGGCAGCCAAAATGGAACGTGTACCGGCCAACGAGGTAAAGACACGCACGAAACGGTTAACCGATCTGTTCCACTCGTACGAACCGTACAAAAAGTATGCTCCGGGCACGATACAAACGGTGCTCGTGACCGAAATCTCTCACGATCGGAAGCACTACGTTGGCCACAACAAGTACTATGAACAGGTGCTTCTTCCCATGCACAATAATCTTCTCGGCAAGCAGGTTGAG GTGGAAATAACGGGCTGCACCAAGTTCAGCATGTTTGGCAAAGTTCTGCAAAGcgaaaaggaatggaaaaactgtagcaaaccaacaaccgcTAATGTTTCGGAATCGCCGCAAATCACCGACTCGAAGTATCGTTCCctgtttccggttttctttGTGTCGTGCATTATAGCGATCATATGTAAATACATTTTTATGTTATACGATTTCTAG